In the Puntigrus tetrazona isolate hp1 chromosome 9, ASM1883169v1, whole genome shotgun sequence genome, one interval contains:
- the dipk2b gene encoding divergent protein kinase domain 2B translates to MCSCKVWRGFGGCHYGAVILEFFTGMAGIWSEAWTLYLILAFGSTDPSPAPQEALDFRRVFLGLDKCNACTGTSICKKFFKDEIRFERWLTAQSNLSSADVRSYEGNYTDSTAGWRPVVLSYVMSPHLHQISDNSICASAGKGKSCSIEAVLRATSRFQSWVRSNLLLPSMVKGLVTPMLRCPSQRLLDRIVRRYFEVTDVGSVQMKHFSEKDKLRLLYTLAVNQQPLILQMFPGTEGWPFLRYHGSCGRMMVWAGSKPLRSLFSSPLERRADIAYQLLHITQSLSSNSLQFSLFYTKVSKDMFGALDDGRVFIVDASTIGIIDLQEGYPPDEDLIPEHLDVFSCLSGSCERSPPCETVRATQSFNLLCKHVINNLLVPNDVQSGHLPKEAVSALVICADQSQSDQRIIAAIQTLKGILQTLRPCSTLYGYRYPECLYSDKF, encoded by the exons ATGTGCTCATGTAAAGTGTGGAGGGGTTTTGGGGGCTGCCACTATGGTGCTGTGATTCTGGAGTTTTTTACAGGGATGGCAGGGATATGGTCAGAGGCCTGGACACTGTACCTCATATTAGCATTTGGTTCTACGGACCCCTCACCAGCACCCCAAGAGGCGCTTGACTTCAGAAGAGTTTTCTTGGGTTTGGATAAATGCAACGCCTGCACTGGAACATCCATTTGCAAGAAGTTTTTCAAGGATGAAATAAG GTTTGAAAGATGGCTGACTGCTCAGTCTAATCTCTCCTCAGCAGATGTGCGCTCATATGAGGGAAACTATACAGACAGCACAGCGGGCTGGAGACCTGTGGTGCTGTCCTACGTGATGTCTCCTCACCTGCACCAGATATCAGACAATAGCATTTGCGCCTCAGCAGGCAAAGGGAAATCCTGCAGCATTGAAGCTGTCCTCAGGGCCACTTCACGCTTCCAAAGTTGGGTCCGTTCCAACCTACTGCTTCCCAGCATGGTGAAG GGTCTGGTCACCCCGATGCTGCGCTGTCCATCTCAGAGGCTGCTTGACCGCATTGTGCGACGTTACTTTGAAGTGACCGATGTGGGAAGTGTGCAGATGAAGCACTTCAGTGAAAAGGACAAACTCAGACTTCTTTACACCCTGGCTGTAAATCAACAACCTCTCATACTGCAG ATGTTTCCAGGCACGGAGGGCTGGCCCTTCCTCCGCTACCACGGCTCCTGTGGAAGGATGATGGTCTGGGCAGGGAGCAAACCCCTCAGGAGCCTGTTTTCCTCTCCACTGGAGCGCCGCGCAGACATTGCCTACCAGCTTCTTCACATCACCCAGAGCCTGAGCTCTAACAGCCTCCAGTTCAGCCTCTTCTACACCAAAGTCTCAAAGGATATGTTTGGTGCCTTGGATGATGGCAGGGTCTTCATTGTGGATGCCAGTACCATAGGGATTATTGatctgcaggaag GATATCCTCCTGATGAAGACTTGATACCAGAACATCTCGATGTCTTCTCCTGTCTCAGTGGATCTTGCGAGAGATCTCCTCCATGTGAGACAGTTCGAGCCACACAGAGTTTTAACTTACTTTGCAAACATGTCATTAACAATCTGCTTGTGCCTAATGATGTGCAGTCAGGTCACCTTCCCAAAGAAGCCGTCAGTGCACTTGTTATCTGTGCAGACCAATCGCAGTCTGACCAAAGAATAATCGCTGCCATCCAAACCTTGAAAGGCATTTTACAGACATTAAGGCCATGCAGCACTCTATATGGATACAGGTATCCTGAATGCCTATATAGTGACAAGTTCTAG